The genome window tcaccatcagggtgaattaatcggaggagagttattacagaccacgtgaatatgcaatcagaacatatgctttgactaaggtcgATGGATCATATTCGCGGGCGTCCCcgcagaatagatcaaatgccaataagtcaaatgtggatatgatattaatcccgggtatatccacatctacatcaagtagaagcattcaaaccaatatggttactcctcaacgatttctggcaaactccatatacacaggagtacacaccgaacgacaggttcagtttggcttttgtgcgtttaatagaatattgaggcattacactatatgggcattcctccccctaatgccgagatgttctaaaagcatacagataaaatccccaaccacaatcatccagttgtggccaatgtatgctattgtggtgatttatttgggaaatcttatgcACATTatagataggggttttatgcagtgagctttggacttagattaatgtagtggcatgaatactacatatgtgTCCTTCACAtaaagggttagtctcaacatccagcgagacacgcaacaacaagttgcttcatggttacaattctgcaaacttattgttattattaccaaatgcacagtcaatcattaagatttagactaacatgcacaacactattttatccataaggcttcttcaggggctcatgaataccattcgtcatttggagccattagttgacttcagatcaacaagtaaaatgaccatcagggtctaacgctcacaaagacattcactggttgcattgtgctttgaggcacataggaaaatgtgtgtttatattggtagtaaagtgcacgacatcatgccaatgctgccaagcagagacttttatatgcagagatgtatagtccagctcgttttattattgcccatggtttacccaattactcataccgttctgaaattgggtatcgatttatgcaacatttttaggtattgtaattttgagagagaatttataacaatagttattaatttgtggtgttgccagcagggcaaacatttctcctcatattatataccaaattgttctatataacattatttcgatctcttcattgttcagcaaaaagagaagctttgaaatagaacagacaaggccaagaattcattttatctggaaaaaatcaccatataagtagcttttcatgaaacaaatgatgataactgcttggcaagaacgaaacaagactggtatccgcctaggatccgtcttcaacaacagatagtactactcgcatacgaagaaatcatcaggagtagagaggatacaacaggtctctacaagatcttcatatttctatcacaaattatcatcactaatagtctagtggtcaagacatatgactcttctggcttcgaggaccaaggacatattaatgtctaatttagcttcaagctctgtggtgagtgggatttcatagttatttgtctactcttctcacttcttGTAGATcagaggtagataatggtaagcatgccaaagggtgcaatttagtgtagttcggctacataaacaCTAGGTTTGTGTCCATTCAGGatcgacctttaccatttagcttacattgtataccaaacttgtcaaaagACTATCCCGAGTTAATTCAGCAACTACGGGTATTCACAATTTTGAGAGATGTATACAACACAAGCATAAAGGTCCTAGATAGGACGAgcaaagtggttcgacgggaacacaccatagttttcacaccaacatagtgcaaattttctcagaataacctctcagtatactcgcaacttcgtgttgctagcggttacatgtccttttatctcatagtttgcttcatggCATTCAGCGACAAAGAGAGAAATatgctaacatctggttgagcaatgtatgactgagatttctAGCCTTTATTCATTTGATAAGGTCTCTTTGCTTACTAACAGAATCCCATGTTGTGATAtcttttatgccaaaaaggcttcATGCATTAATATTAAATTTCTtcaggttacttcgggtaaaactttatgcgtGAGAAGAGAGCAGagaattaacttatctgtgttctatattatttttatttaattttccagattattcaagcactatagagcttgatatagttgttatggccacttggcaatataaataaatatatgatgccacacaacacaatcaaataaaatatagagttAAACAACATTGTTTACAAATGTTACACTATGCTGTGACTTTAGGGGCTCGAATAATCCACCACAttccacgcgagtacaagctctagcgtatCTGGTGTCAACGTGTGCACGACCATCAGGGGTACGACAACACAACAAGCCTTCGTAACAagcgcaacaggcgcaattgtgaCTCGATAGTCGGTGTACAAGATAAGTCCACGCAATgtgcgcaacaggcgcaattgtgaCTCGATGATCATGGCAGACGAACCGTGCCTGcagggcatgcgaaaaatacgTGACTCGGTGGTGGCAGTCCGACTCAACGGGAGTGGTCCGACTAAGTGAGAGTgcaacatagcaatcacatgacgcaaccaagttcgtacgacacaaataATGTGTCATGTTGCCAGGGCGCATCCAATATTTAGCCAATGCCATAACTTAGCCAATTAATAATGCAGCCTGATCAACGTGTCCGAGTACCCACTATATAATTTAATCGCTCGATGTGAGTCCAAAAGTTCAACATAatataaatatttagagcgatttaagTATGTACAATATAGCCTTCATATGTATTTTAATTTTCTGCTAAGTATCTACTACAGGAAATAAAAAGCAGAAACAAACACATCATGTGAAAAAGGCAATTTCTCATATTTAAGCATGtatttttctactaattatttgtgacaggaaataattaattaattaagaTGAAAATGTAACATAAAGCATGATTTTATTCTGTTTGTTAATCGTAACagaaataaatagaataaaaacaTTTTCAGTTGCGTAGAAAATGGATCACCAGTGCATGCATGCGGCAGTAGTAATCGGATAATGCTTCGTATGATTACTCTCTTTTTTTTTAACCCAGCCACCATTTTCGGATCCGATTTCTTTCATGTCAAGCATGCAGCCATGCATGTGGCCACATGCATGTATGCTTTGACCGAGCAACTTAAGGAAATGAAAGAGCTGGGAGCCCCACTTGCACAGGCACAACCGCACAACCTCGGCGAGGTGCGCTTCTAGGACGGCGACGTTGGTGATCGTGAATCATAGCGCTTGGACTGCAGGCCCGAGAAGACCTCCTTGAGGTCGATGACGCGAGTCATAGCGCGGACGCAGAACTATTGGTGCCGCGAACCCGCCGATGATGATGGCACCTTGCCCACGACGATTGTGCACATTCCTTTCCACTGTTTCGCAAGTGCCGGCTACGCGTTGCCAAACCACGCAAAGCAAAACCGCCGCCGCCGCATCCATTCGATGGAGCGGGGGCCACAACCAACACGATCGGGCGCGCGTCATGCGGCTAGGAAAGTCGTCGCCGATTTCTTTACACGTGAACAGTTCCCGCGAACATCATCCAATTTACTAACAGAAAAATTATACCTTTCGATTGTTTAGAGAAAACATCGAAGCCTGTCGTGTAGGACAGTTCGGCTGGGCCGGAGGACCTGCCGGTTTGACGGGGAGTTGATGCAGATCCGATCTCGCAGCAACgttgaggtagagcgtgctgataacgtgttgagaactacgttaccacggatcaccagatccgctcccttcccttctgtcagcagtagaggcgcaagaagatgtagagaacccgtTTTCCTttaccataagcacgacagaggaaacacacgagacactggatatagagTTGGGCCTCTGGCTTCTTTCTGATCTCTCCATTATGAGGGGTGTACAAGTTCCTTATAtaaagatgtgagacccctcaggtgcAAAGCagatatttgcccacataactctaactagggttacttaacagtcGAGTGCGAGTGGGGAGTGGGGCTACGGTGGGCCGACCTACCGCTAATTTGTAGCGGGCCGGTTTCTAAACCCATCAGCCACCGGGCTGTGGCCGAACTAGTCCAACGAGCTCAGATAGCTGTTGAGCCCGACATGCTCTCCGGGCCGGGCTGAGCCCAGACCCGTGTTAATACGTGTTGTGCCGGGTTTGTCCTAACGCCCGTCCCTAGCCCTAACGCCCGTCCGCTTCCGTCGAGCCGCCGAGAGGTCAGGTCCTCGCTCCGCTCCGCTCGTCGCCCCGTCCGTCTCCATCGAGGACTGCCTCCGCAGAGCTCTTATTGATTGCAGGCTGCGGACATTCCAAAGAAGTTTGCCCCGACCATTGGCATTTTTGTGGATCACCACCACGGGTACGTATGAGTGGCGACACGGAGCGCCGTCGCTCCGCCACTGGTACGTTCCAACACCTTTTCCCTTCTTATTTTGTTTTTCCCTTCTTATTTTGTCTAGTCCCTTTTAACAAGGCTTGAACCCTAGCTTACGACTGACACCCTTCTGTATTAGGGCGTAAGTCAACTGTGTCGAGGTACAAGGTGGTGAAGTTCGACCTTAGCAAGACGATTCAGTCCGAGAAGTTCGAAGATAGGCGTACCTGGGGCATCTTTGTTGAAGGTCGGAACGCGGTTTCGGTTTTGGTGGCCATTAACAATGTATCCACATTCATTCATGGCCGTAATTTAGATTGGCGATGTGTGGATACATTTGATGAGCAATACATGAAAGATAAAATCCGTAGTTTGATCACGGATAGGCAGCGACTATCACAGATACGCAAGGAAGTACAAAGTATCCCTGAAGATGACATGAAAGCATTTTTTGATGTGATTAGTAACATTCGCAAATTCACACTCAGTCCACGTTTGACTGGCCCATCAGCTTTTGAAGTGAATCAACCATATATGCTACTTTGTCATCTTTTTACCCCTGTGTTTCATGGTTGGGTTGTAAGCCCTGAATTGAGCAGCTATGATGCAATTAAAGGGTTCACTCGTGATGAGTTGATACAGTATTGCAACGCGCTGATAGCCTTAGAAGGTGAGTCAGACAATGTGAGAGTTATTCGAGACTTATTGAATGATTCAGATCAGCTGCTGACAGCTTATGGCTTTGATTGCCTGGTTCAGGAGATGAGAGATGACAAGTTTGGATTATTTTTTTGGCGTAGCAGATATGATGTAATTCATAAGCATGACGGAGATCTTTTTTTACTGGTTTCTGATGAGAGGGTTCGCAGTGAAATGCCCCAGGCCACTTGGATGTTATTTGAACAATCTCCAGAAAGCAGCATCTACTTCACATCAGAATATCTACCTGTTGAAAACCAATACAGTATTGACAGAGCCAGAGAATGGCACCAGCAAAAGCTTCAGCAAAAGACTTCGAGCTCGTTAGAGACAGTGAAGAAAgctaaaaagaaaaggaagaacAAGAAATCAGCAATGGCGAGCAAAGAAATACCTGAACAAGGTGGTCCGAATGTTGAAGATGTGGTTGTTGCTGTCAGTATCAGTGCTGAGCTTCGAAATGAAGGTCAACCAACAACAACAAGGG of Zea mays cultivar B73 chromosome 8, Zm-B73-REFERENCE-NAM-5.0, whole genome shotgun sequence contains these proteins:
- the LOC103636028 gene encoding ubiquitin carboxyl-terminal hydrolase MINDY-2, which produces MSGDTERRRSATGRKSTVSRYKVVKFDLSKTIQSEKFEDRRTWGIFVEGRNAVSVLVAINNVSTFIHGRNLDWRCVDTFDEQYMKDKIRSLITDRQRLSQIRKEVQSIPEDDMKAFFDVISNIRKFTLSPRLTGPSAFEVNQPYMLLCHLFTPVFHGWVVSPELSSYDAIKGFTRDELIQYCNALIALEGESDNVRVIRDLLNDSDQLLTAYGFDCLVQEMRDDKFGLFFWRSRYDVIHKHDGDLFLLVSDERVRSEMPQATWMLFEQSPESSIYFTSEYLPVENQYSIDRAREWHQQKLQQKTSSSLETVKKAKKKRKNKKSAMASKEIPEQGGPNVEDVVVAVSISAELRNEGQPTTTREMDNPKQGGLNVEDVVAAVSVSDEPTREIFN